A genomic segment from Geitlerinema sp. PCC 7407 encodes:
- a CDS encoding zinc-dependent alcohol dehydrogenase, with amino-acid sequence MKAVCWEGAHKIKVETVPDPTILNPRDAIIKITSTAICGSDLHLYNGWNPTMKAGDILGHEFMGEIVDLGRDIQNQHLKVGDRVVVPFTISCGSCFFCNRQLWSLCDNSNPNAWMAEQMMGHSPAGLFGYSHLTGGYAGGQAEYARVPFADVGLFKIPDGLDDEQVLFFTDIFPTGYMAAENCDIQPGDTVAIWGCGPVGQFAIRSALMLGAERVIAIDRIPERLQLAKDGGAEILNYEEVEVGEALKEMTGGLGPDSVMDAVGMEAHGLGLEGFYDKAKQIARLETDRPNVLRQAIVACRKGGTVSVPGVYTGFVDKMPMGAFMNKGLTMKTGQTHVHRYLQPLLNRVQNGEIDPSFVITHRLPLEQAAHGYEIFNDKKDSCIKVVLKPEIAA; translated from the coding sequence TTGCTGGGAAGGCGCCCACAAGATCAAGGTTGAAACCGTTCCCGATCCAACCATCTTGAATCCCCGAGACGCGATTATTAAAATTACCTCCACCGCCATCTGCGGCTCGGATCTCCATCTCTACAACGGCTGGAACCCCACCATGAAAGCCGGGGATATCTTGGGTCACGAGTTTATGGGAGAGATCGTCGATCTGGGGAGAGACATTCAAAACCAGCACCTCAAAGTCGGCGATCGCGTTGTGGTTCCCTTCACCATTTCCTGCGGGAGCTGCTTCTTCTGCAACCGCCAGCTCTGGTCCCTGTGCGACAACTCCAACCCCAACGCCTGGATGGCCGAGCAAATGATGGGCCACTCTCCCGCGGGATTATTTGGCTATTCTCACCTCACGGGTGGCTACGCCGGCGGCCAGGCAGAATATGCTCGGGTGCCCTTCGCCGATGTGGGACTGTTCAAGATCCCAGACGGGCTCGACGATGAGCAGGTCCTGTTTTTCACCGACATTTTCCCCACGGGCTACATGGCCGCCGAAAACTGCGACATTCAGCCCGGCGACACAGTGGCCATCTGGGGCTGCGGTCCGGTGGGACAGTTCGCCATTCGCAGCGCCCTCATGCTGGGAGCGGAGCGCGTGATCGCCATCGATCGGATTCCGGAGCGCCTCCAGCTGGCCAAAGACGGCGGCGCAGAGATCTTGAACTACGAAGAGGTCGAGGTGGGCGAAGCCCTCAAGGAAATGACGGGGGGCCTAGGCCCTGACTCAGTCATGGATGCCGTCGGCATGGAGGCCCACGGCCTCGGGCTCGAGGGCTTCTACGACAAGGCAAAGCAGATCGCCCGCCTAGAAACCGATCGCCCCAACGTGCTGCGTCAGGCGATCGTGGCCTGCCGCAAGGGAGGGACGGTATCAGTGCCAGGGGTTTACACCGGCTTTGTCGACAAGATGCCCATGGGGGCTTTCATGAACAAAGGTCTCACCATGAAAACCGGCCAAACCCATGTCCATCGATATCTACAGCCCCTGCTCAATCGCGTTCAGAACGGCGAAATCGATCCCTCTTTTGTCATTACCCATCGCCTCCCCCTAGAGCAAGCGGCCCACGGCTACGAGATTTTTAATGACAAAAAAGATAGCTGCATCAAGGTTGTTCTCAAGCCGGAAATTGCGGCCTAA
- a CDS encoding NUDIX domain-containing protein yields the protein MEKQPEPESRWLVKDRFLELRSRWLTLVGEHLQDSQGNPLEYWRVEKADSVVVLPIAGDRLLLPRPSYRPGLGTATLDFPGGRVAPDQPPEQAAIATLQRELGVDAALVTQLCPLSPQGWPINSSFSNQKLYGFVAYLESAALAESDALADTYPATREGLEILLDRLLCLQCRAVLLTWWWQYATAAPQK from the coding sequence ATGGAGAAACAGCCCGAGCCAGAATCCCGTTGGCTGGTCAAAGACCGATTTTTAGAGCTGCGATCGCGCTGGTTGACCCTCGTTGGTGAGCACTTGCAGGACTCCCAGGGAAATCCCCTGGAATACTGGCGTGTCGAGAAAGCAGATTCGGTGGTTGTTTTGCCGATCGCAGGCGATCGCCTTTTGCTGCCCCGCCCCAGCTATCGTCCCGGCCTGGGGACCGCGACGCTGGACTTTCCGGGCGGACGCGTTGCCCCGGATCAGCCGCCTGAGCAAGCTGCGATCGCCACTTTGCAGCGAGAGCTGGGAGTGGATGCAGCGCTGGTGACCCAGCTGTGTCCTTTGAGCCCCCAAGGCTGGCCCATCAACAGCTCTTTTTCTAACCAAAAGCTCTATGGATTTGTTGCCTATTTGGAGAGCGCTGCGCTAGCCGAATCGGATGCTCTGGCTGATACTTATCCCGCTACTCGGGAGGGGCTAGAAATCCTTCTAGATCGGCTGCTGTGCTTGCAGTGTCGGGCTGTCTTGCTGACGTGGTGGTGGCAATATGCGACAGCAGCGCCCCAAAAATGA
- a CDS encoding aspartate aminotransferase family protein, producing the protein MQQIQHGPGTLAPTPGEALAPWSYPEPENTLPGPRSLPYLERQAQRESNARSYPRRIPLAIREAQGIYVTDADGQRYIDCLAGAGTLALGHNHPVVIEAMQRTLASKSPLHTLDLTTPIKDEFVSALFDSLPAEFAQRARVQFCGPSGADAVEAAVKLVKTATGRRSMLSFQGGYHGMTHGALSLTGNLGPKTAIAGLMGEVHFLPYPYAYRCPLGLGGELGHRAISRYIENLLDDPESGVVKPAGIILEVVQGEGGVIPAPVEWLRELRRITRDRQIPLIIDEIQTGWGRTGKLYAFEHAGITPDVVLLSKAIGGSLPLSVVLYDQSLDQWGPGAHAGTFRGNQLAMAAGTATLQYLQEHHLVEQAQTLGDRLMAHLYQVQAEFPALGEVRGRGLMVGVEVVNRAATPNFQGSYPAHPALARHIQAECLRRGLILELGGRHGSVVRFLPPLIVTATDIDRIADIFHSAVTAATESLEAAA; encoded by the coding sequence ATGCAACAGATTCAGCACGGTCCAGGCACCCTAGCTCCCACTCCCGGCGAGGCCCTCGCACCCTGGAGCTATCCGGAACCCGAAAACACCCTGCCCGGACCGCGATCGCTGCCCTACCTGGAACGTCAGGCCCAGCGTGAGTCCAACGCCCGCAGCTATCCCCGCCGCATTCCCCTAGCCATCCGCGAGGCCCAGGGGATCTACGTCACCGACGCCGACGGTCAGCGCTACATCGACTGCCTCGCCGGGGCAGGCACCCTGGCCCTCGGCCACAACCACCCCGTGGTCATCGAGGCCATGCAGCGCACCCTCGCTAGCAAAAGTCCTCTGCACACGCTGGATCTGACCACGCCGATCAAAGACGAATTTGTGAGCGCGCTGTTTGATAGCTTGCCAGCGGAGTTTGCCCAGCGGGCGCGGGTGCAGTTCTGCGGTCCGTCCGGGGCCGACGCCGTCGAGGCAGCCGTCAAGCTGGTGAAAACGGCCACCGGGCGGCGCAGCATGCTGTCGTTCCAGGGCGGCTACCACGGCATGACCCACGGCGCCCTCAGCCTGACCGGCAACCTCGGCCCGAAAACGGCGATCGCGGGGCTCATGGGCGAAGTGCATTTCCTGCCCTACCCCTACGCCTACCGCTGCCCCCTGGGCCTGGGCGGGGAGCTGGGTCACCGGGCCATCAGCCGCTACATCGAGAACCTGCTCGACGATCCCGAAAGCGGCGTGGTGAAACCGGCGGGCATCATTTTGGAGGTGGTGCAGGGCGAGGGGGGCGTGATCCCCGCGCCGGTGGAGTGGCTGCGGGAGCTGCGCCGCATCACCCGCGATCGCCAAATTCCGCTGATTATTGACGAAATTCAGACTGGCTGGGGCCGCACTGGCAAGCTTTACGCCTTCGAGCACGCGGGCATCACGCCGGATGTCGTCTTGCTGTCCAAGGCGATCGGCGGCAGCCTGCCCCTGTCGGTGGTGCTCTACGACCAGTCCCTCGACCAGTGGGGGCCAGGAGCCCACGCGGGCACCTTCCGGGGCAACCAGCTGGCCATGGCGGCAGGCACCGCGACGCTCCAGTACCTCCAGGAGCACCACCTCGTCGAGCAGGCCCAGACCTTGGGCGATCGCCTGATGGCCCACCTCTACCAGGTGCAGGCGGAGTTTCCCGCCCTGGGCGAGGTGCGGGGCCGCGGCCTGATGGTGGGGGTCGAAGTGGTGAACCGCGCCGCCACTCCCAACTTCCAGGGCAGCTATCCCGCCCATCCCGCCCTGGCTCGCCACATTCAGGCCGAGTGTCTGCGCCGGGGCCTGATCCTGGAGCTCGGCGGTCGCCACGGCAGCGTGGTGCGCTTTTTGCCGCCGCTGATCGTCACCGCCACCGACATCGATCGCATTGCCGACATTTTCCATAGCGCGGTTACCGCCGCCACCGAAAGCCTGGAAGCAGCGGCCTAG
- a CDS encoding aspartate aminotransferase family protein — translation MLLDTLSQTSGTTSPFDRYFLSAEPESLAAYQEAIALAQQVLLDDVRNHPQPYSGQDPRALEQAIGDRFSDPFFEQNLQQILINVGEKILSSSVRVAEPTCMAHLHCPPLIPALAAEVLVNATNQSMDSWDQSPSATILEQRLVTWLCKIYGYGAQADGVFTSGGTQSNFMGLLLARDRACRDRLGWSVQQQGLPPEARRFRILCSEVAHFTIRQGASLLGLGEQAVVPVKTDAAFRMCPQDAAEKLAELRCQDLWPIALVATAGTTDFGSIDPLEPLAAIAREAGLWFHVDAAFGGALILSDRHRPKLAGIDAADSLTVDFHKLFYQPISCGAFLVRDRAAFELMRVHADYLNPEGNEAQGIPDLVTKSVQTTRRFDALKLWVSLQAVGRQTFGEMIDTTITTAHQAAQAIDAAPDLELVNWPEINAVVFRYAPPALRQDPAARDRLNQINREVRWALLRQGRAVIAQTQIGDRVYLKFTLLNPRTTLAHLTDLLQEIQRLGTTLEISHG, via the coding sequence ATGCTTTTGGATACCCTTTCCCAAACATCCGGGACTACTTCTCCCTTCGATCGCTATTTTTTGAGCGCCGAACCCGAGAGTCTGGCCGCCTACCAAGAGGCGATCGCCCTGGCCCAGCAGGTGCTGCTGGACGACGTGAGAAATCACCCGCAGCCCTACAGCGGCCAGGATCCGCGCGCCCTAGAGCAGGCCATTGGCGATCGCTTTAGCGACCCTTTTTTTGAGCAAAATTTGCAACAAATTCTCATTAATGTAGGTGAAAAAATTCTCAGTAGTAGTGTGCGCGTGGCTGAGCCAACCTGCATGGCTCATCTCCACTGCCCGCCGCTAATTCCGGCGCTAGCCGCTGAGGTGCTGGTCAACGCCACCAACCAGTCCATGGACTCCTGGGACCAGAGCCCGAGCGCCACGATCCTGGAGCAGCGCCTGGTGACCTGGCTCTGCAAGATCTACGGCTACGGCGCTCAGGCGGACGGCGTTTTCACCAGTGGCGGCACCCAGTCAAATTTCATGGGGCTGCTGCTAGCCCGCGATCGCGCCTGTCGCGATCGCCTCGGCTGGTCGGTCCAGCAGCAGGGCCTGCCCCCCGAGGCGCGCCGGTTTCGCATTCTCTGCTCTGAGGTGGCCCACTTCACGATCCGCCAGGGGGCGTCACTCCTGGGACTGGGCGAGCAGGCCGTGGTGCCGGTGAAAACCGACGCGGCTTTCCGGATGTGTCCCCAGGACGCGGCGGAGAAGCTGGCCGAGCTGCGCTGTCAGGACCTCTGGCCCATTGCCCTAGTGGCCACCGCTGGCACCACGGACTTTGGCAGCATCGACCCCCTGGAGCCCCTGGCGGCGATCGCCCGGGAAGCGGGCCTCTGGTTCCACGTAGACGCGGCCTTTGGCGGGGCGCTGATCCTGAGCGATCGCCATCGGCCCAAGCTGGCGGGCATCGACGCCGCCGACTCCCTGACCGTGGACTTCCACAAGCTGTTTTATCAGCCCATTAGCTGCGGCGCGTTCCTGGTCCGGGACCGGGCGGCCTTCGAGCTGATGCGGGTCCACGCCGACTATCTCAATCCCGAGGGCAACGAAGCCCAGGGCATTCCGGATTTGGTGACCAAGTCGGTCCAGACCACGCGCCGGTTTGACGCCCTGAAGCTGTGGGTGTCCCTCCAGGCCGTGGGTCGCCAGACCTTCGGCGAGATGATCGACACCACCATCACTACGGCCCATCAAGCGGCCCAGGCCATCGACGCGGCCCCCGACCTGGAGCTAGTCAACTGGCCCGAAATCAACGCCGTGGTATTTCGCTACGCGCCCCCGGCCCTGCGCCAGGATCCGGCCGCCCGCGATCGCCTGAACCAGATTAATCGCGAGGTGCGCTGGGCCTTGCTGCGCCAGGGCCGCGCTGTGATCGCCCAAACCCAAATCGGCGATCGCGTCTATCTGAAATTCACCCTGCTCAACCCCCGCACCACGCTGGCTCACCTGACGGACCTGCTTCAGGAGATCCAGCGGCTGGGGACCACTTTGGAGATTTCCCATGGTTGA